The Lacipirellula parvula genome window below encodes:
- a CDS encoding tyrosine-type recombinase/integrase, whose protein sequence is MPWPANHLPKYRKHRASGQAVVTLSGRDHYLGPHGTKASRDFYDRLIAEWLQHQRQPVPEGSDTITVVELCARYLKFAQAYYQKDGRCTKVTPAVKACIKYLRAWYGREPATEFGPLALKSVRQRMVADGLSRRYVNDHVARIKRMFKWAVAEELVPPATYQALTAVSGLKRGRTEAREPAPILPVDDAAVEATLEHLPEVVADMVRLQSVTGMRPAEVCIVRPCDIDRSADVWLYRPASHKTQHRGRERTVFLGKTAQAVLLKYLARAAETYCFRPCDSEQKRLAVAHANRKTPLTAGNRPGTNRSANPARKPGERYAVDAYRRAITRACEVAEIEHWAPNRLRHSYATRVRKECGLEAAQVALGHSSADVTQIYAERDLNYGIEVARRIG, encoded by the coding sequence ATGCCGTGGCCAGCTAACCACCTGCCCAAGTACCGCAAGCATCGCGCGAGCGGCCAAGCCGTCGTCACCCTAAGCGGCCGCGATCACTACCTCGGCCCCCACGGGACGAAGGCAAGCAGAGACTTTTACGACCGGCTGATCGCTGAATGGCTTCAGCATCAACGCCAGCCAGTGCCGGAAGGCTCAGACACGATTACCGTCGTCGAACTCTGTGCGCGCTACCTGAAGTTCGCCCAGGCCTACTACCAGAAAGACGGACGCTGCACCAAGGTGACGCCAGCCGTGAAAGCGTGCATCAAATACCTGCGTGCTTGGTACGGTCGAGAACCTGCCACGGAGTTCGGGCCGTTGGCTCTAAAGTCGGTTCGCCAACGAATGGTCGCCGATGGTTTGTCTCGACGATACGTCAACGATCACGTCGCTCGTATCAAGCGAATGTTTAAATGGGCCGTCGCCGAGGAACTGGTGCCGCCCGCAACCTACCAAGCCCTAACGGCCGTCTCCGGCCTGAAACGGGGAAGAACTGAGGCGCGCGAGCCTGCCCCGATCCTCCCGGTAGACGATGCGGCAGTCGAAGCAACGCTGGAACATCTCCCCGAAGTCGTGGCTGATATGGTGCGACTTCAGAGCGTTACGGGGATGCGTCCGGCTGAAGTGTGCATTGTTCGCCCCTGCGACATCGACCGCTCGGCAGACGTTTGGCTCTACCGACCGGCATCGCACAAGACGCAGCATCGCGGGCGAGAGCGAACCGTTTTCTTGGGGAAGACCGCGCAGGCCGTCTTGCTCAAGTACCTGGCCCGTGCAGCAGAAACCTACTGCTTCCGCCCCTGCGACAGCGAGCAAAAGCGCCTGGCCGTTGCTCATGCGAACCGCAAAACCCCGCTCACAGCGGGAAATCGTCCCGGCACTAACCGCAGCGCCAATCCGGCACGGAAGCCAGGCGAGCGGTACGCCGTAGACGCCTATCGCCGCGCAATAACCAGAGCCTGCGAGGTCGCGGAGATTGAGCATTGGGCGCCCAATCGCCTCCGCCACTCGTACGCAACGCGGGTCAGAAAGGAATGCGGCCTCGAAGCGGCGCAAGTCGCACTTGGCCACAGTTCGGCAGATGTGACGCAAATCTACGCAGAACGGGATTTGAACTACGGAATCGAGGTTGCACGACGCATCGGCTGA
- a CDS encoding DUF1580 domain-containing protein, whose amino-acid sequence MSDYLNETRVSLSELATREGVNVSTVWRWTLRGVRGVTLESFAVGGRRFTTLQAFERFVEKSTAASPSLASAAPRPSTHSSQREAAIQAAENELDNAGV is encoded by the coding sequence ATGTCCGATTACCTGAACGAGACCCGAGTTTCACTTTCTGAACTTGCCACGCGCGAAGGCGTGAATGTCTCCACCGTCTGGCGGTGGACGCTTCGCGGCGTGCGTGGCGTGACTCTGGAAAGCTTCGCCGTCGGGGGCCGGCGCTTCACCACGCTCCAAGCGTTTGAGCGGTTCGTCGAAAAGAGCACCGCTGCATCGCCTAGTCTCGCCAGCGCGGCCCCCAGGCCCTCCACTCACTCGTCTCAGCGCGAAGCCGCCATCCAGGCGGCCGAGAACGAACTCGACAACGCCGGCGTCTAG
- a CDS encoding MauE/DoxX family redox-associated membrane protein, translating to MEITDLPSEPAVRESTAVIFVRLTIGSLLFATAAMKIISPAESATLAVAYRIPSLLTATVVHVELAIAALLIFGCWTRKTLATSAVMFGVFGAFSIYRGSMGYESCGCFGSLQVNPWITATLDGLMLLLAAWGAWKSTPSRRKAMPPRLYRASGVYALAALLAAGVLNSPPPPGGRFP from the coding sequence ATGGAGATTACAGACCTGCCCTCCGAACCGGCAGTGCGTGAATCAACTGCTGTAATATTCGTTCGGTTGACAATTGGCAGTCTCCTCTTTGCCACGGCGGCAATGAAGATTATTTCCCCCGCCGAATCGGCCACACTCGCCGTCGCATACCGAATCCCATCGCTCCTTACAGCCACGGTCGTACATGTGGAACTGGCGATTGCCGCCCTATTGATATTTGGCTGCTGGACCAGAAAAACGCTGGCCACTTCCGCAGTCATGTTCGGCGTCTTTGGAGCCTTTTCGATCTACCGCGGCTCGATGGGCTATGAGTCTTGCGGTTGCTTCGGATCCCTTCAGGTTAATCCCTGGATCACTGCGACGCTCGACGGACTTATGCTCTTGCTCGCAGCGTGGGGAGCTTGGAAATCTACGCCTAGTCGCCGGAAAGCGATGCCGCCCCGACTCTACCGCGCCAGCGGTGTGTACGCCCTGGCGGCATTATTGGCGGCGGGTGTGCTGAATAGCCCCCCCCCCCCTGGAGGACGTTTTCCGTGA
- a CDS encoding glycosyltransferase family 2 protein yields the protein MSHDSFTSRSIDGSTLLSVIIPVYNEEATLGEVLERVLKLPGDVEAIVVDDGSTDQTKTIIAEAARADHRIRSIRLEANSGKTAAVRRGIEEAQGGAIVIQDADLEYDATEIPRLIEAIQLGRADVVYGSRLMHRPARGDWPFWHYAGNRVITAVSNCFTHWRLTDVETCYKAFRAPLLKKLTLTSKRFGMEIEITALASQTNARLLEVPVAYAPRNVAQGKKIRFTDGLWAIYYVFYYNLVARWKTVTRHYTQSVNEFLDTIISNERMAEWGDGSSAMAGRSSEVLTTIPSAI from the coding sequence ATGTCGCACGACTCTTTCACCTCACGCTCAATCGACGGATCAACACTGCTGTCTGTCATTATTCCAGTTTACAACGAAGAGGCGACGTTGGGTGAAGTGCTGGAGCGAGTCCTGAAACTCCCCGGGGATGTGGAAGCAATTGTCGTAGATGATGGCTCAACGGATCAGACCAAAACTATTATCGCCGAAGCGGCCCGAGCCGACCACCGAATTCGATCGATTCGCCTGGAAGCGAACTCCGGCAAGACGGCCGCCGTGCGAAGAGGCATAGAAGAGGCTCAGGGGGGCGCAATTGTCATTCAAGACGCCGATCTCGAATACGATGCCACCGAGATACCGCGGCTCATTGAGGCGATACAGTTAGGTCGGGCTGACGTTGTCTACGGTAGCCGACTCATGCATCGACCAGCGCGAGGCGATTGGCCTTTCTGGCACTACGCGGGCAACAGGGTCATCACGGCGGTCAGCAATTGCTTTACACACTGGCGGCTAACCGACGTGGAGACGTGTTATAAAGCGTTTCGAGCCCCCCTTCTTAAAAAACTGACTCTCACTAGCAAGCGGTTCGGCATGGAGATCGAAATTACGGCGCTAGCTAGCCAAACCAACGCTCGACTGCTAGAAGTACCGGTTGCTTACGCTCCACGCAACGTCGCTCAAGGTAAGAAGATCCGCTTCACCGACGGTCTTTGGGCCATCTATTACGTCTTTTACTACAATCTGGTAGCCCGCTGGAAAACGGTCACGCGGCACTATACTCAATCGGTTAACGAATTTCTGGACACAATAATATCCAATGAGCGTATGGCGGAGTGGGGCGACGGCTCCTCTGCTATGGCCGGTAGGTCGAGCGAAGTGCTGACGACAATTCCGTCGGCAATTTGA
- a CDS encoding ArnT family glycosyltransferase: MENANASGLVRIAKNSAFHNKLASHRLKAIVASLLGIHTLLLAYGAAVHSPTYNEPAHLVAGISYWKFRRFEVYRVNPPLVRLIAAVPAIFAGCQTDWTSYWEGPAARPEMALGSDFCDANGLRTCELVTLARWACIPFSLLGGYVCFLWGRDLYGPTSGLLALTLWCFCPNILGHGQLITSDVSATALSLAACFSFWRWLKKPTWRLTISSGVILGIAELSKTTLIVLYPLWPVLWLIYRCAHRDKIGLRIWLTEFAKLCVRGLIGLYVVNLGYGFEGSFTQLGDYTFVSEALTGLEAENAKTGGNRFAETWVADVPVPLPKNYVCGIDLQRKDFEHFDSQFYLAGTWSKTGWWHYYLSALALKVPLGTLMLIIAATLRGSPARRADEFILLAPATVVFALVSSQTGMNMHFRYAMPALPFLFIWASRLAAAASFLGRRVQKSRVPPNLLSVFIICALSWSVASSLFCFPHTLAYFNEITGGPRNGWQYLTSSNIDWGQDLLLMKRWLESHGTELPTRYFVTSPAPLDFLDLEVKQASEGTEDANQSLPPGRYVVSACELIGVIGENHRFRELRQRIPTARVGYSIFIYDVTE, translated from the coding sequence ATGGAGAACGCCAATGCGTCCGGTTTGGTAAGAATCGCGAAAAATTCAGCATTCCACAACAAATTGGCTTCTCACCGGCTTAAAGCGATAGTCGCTTCCCTGCTAGGGATCCACACTCTGCTACTTGCCTATGGGGCGGCGGTACATAGCCCAACTTATAATGAGCCGGCGCACCTCGTTGCAGGAATAAGCTATTGGAAGTTTCGCCGATTCGAAGTCTATCGCGTCAATCCGCCGTTAGTACGCCTTATCGCCGCGGTCCCCGCGATATTTGCCGGCTGTCAAACCGATTGGACAAGTTATTGGGAGGGCCCCGCAGCGAGACCCGAGATGGCTTTGGGAAGCGATTTCTGCGATGCAAACGGGCTTCGCACGTGTGAGCTGGTGACGCTCGCTAGATGGGCGTGCATACCGTTCAGCTTGCTGGGCGGATACGTCTGTTTTCTGTGGGGCCGCGATCTATATGGGCCGACCTCTGGGCTTCTCGCCCTTACCCTATGGTGTTTTTGCCCCAATATCCTAGGGCATGGGCAGCTCATTACGAGCGATGTCTCTGCAACAGCCCTTAGTTTGGCAGCATGTTTCTCATTCTGGCGCTGGCTGAAGAAGCCAACATGGCGATTAACCATTTCCAGCGGCGTTATCCTGGGCATTGCAGAGCTATCTAAAACGACGCTAATTGTACTCTACCCCCTTTGGCCTGTGCTTTGGCTGATTTATCGCTGTGCACACCGTGATAAAATTGGCCTACGCATCTGGCTTACGGAGTTTGCAAAACTCTGCGTTCGTGGCCTGATCGGACTGTACGTCGTCAACCTAGGCTACGGCTTTGAGGGGTCTTTCACGCAATTGGGGGATTACACCTTCGTAAGCGAAGCGTTGACCGGCCTCGAGGCGGAGAACGCAAAGACTGGCGGAAATAGGTTTGCGGAGACCTGGGTCGCGGACGTCCCGGTGCCGCTTCCGAAGAATTATGTCTGCGGCATCGACTTGCAACGAAAGGACTTCGAGCACTTTGACAGCCAGTTTTATCTCGCAGGTACATGGTCCAAAACCGGCTGGTGGCACTACTATCTCTCCGCGTTGGCCCTAAAGGTTCCGCTAGGGACATTGATGCTGATTATTGCCGCAACGCTACGTGGGTCACCTGCAAGGCGAGCCGACGAATTCATCCTTCTTGCTCCAGCAACGGTCGTTTTCGCGCTTGTAAGCTCGCAGACTGGCATGAATATGCACTTTAGATATGCGATGCCTGCTCTCCCATTTCTATTCATCTGGGCTAGCCGCCTCGCAGCTGCCGCCTCATTCCTGGGACGGCGGGTCCAGAAATCTCGCGTGCCGCCAAATCTTCTGTCTGTTTTTATTATTTGCGCATTGAGTTGGTCTGTCGCAAGCAGCCTCTTTTGCTTTCCGCACACTCTGGCTTACTTCAATGAAATAACCGGAGGACCTAGGAATGGATGGCAATACCTCACAAGTAGCAATATCGATTGGGGGCAAGACTTGCTCTTGATGAAGCGATGGCTGGAAAGCCACGGCACCGAACTGCCAACGCGATATTTCGTAACCAGCCCGGCACCGCTGGATTTTCTGGATCTGGAAGTAAAGCAAGCTTCGGAAGGGACCGAGGATGCCAACCAATCCCTGCCCCCAGGGCGTTATGTGGTAAGCGCTTGCGAGCTTATAGGTGTCATCGGCGAAAATCATAGATTCCGAGAACTTCGCCAGCGAATTCCAACGGCTCGGGTAGGATACTCCATATTTATTTACGACGTCACCGAGTGA